The nucleotide window CTATCTAAACTTACAGCAGGTACCTGCTAACGACGGTACTTCTTTTGCTGACCTGGCGCAAAAGGTTTGGCCGATTTAGTACCGTACACTTTTTTGGCTTGCCCGGGTGGCATTCGATGGCCATGGCCCGGATGATGCACCGGCGCGCAGGAAAACAACAGGGAACCTATAAACACAAACAAAAGAAATTGTTTCATAAATGAGTATTTAATTCAAAGACGATATAAAAACCCATTAGGTAAGCAAATGAAGTGCCGTTATTGCCCTGACAGTACCAAAAATGAAATTAATTTGTTTAAAATAAGGTAATTATGTACACTTAAATAATTCAATAAATGCACCGGCAATGATTAGCAAAAAATTTTGCGGAGACGGCGAGATTCGAACTCGCGATACGGTTGCTCCAATGGAGTCCTTCGGACCCGTATACACACTTTCCAGGCATGCTCTAAATGATTTCCTGACTTCTTAACCACAAATAACCATCTATCGACTTAAAAAACATTTCTCGCCTAAAGGCCTCAGATCTTGTAGCAAATTTTTCAAAATAATGTACGACCAAAGGGCGTCTATACTTCGTAGATTTTACTTTTCCCTGGTTATGAGTAGCTAAGCGCTTTTCTAAATCCTGGCAGCTACCATAATAATAACGGTTATCTTTTCCTTTCAGTATGTAGGCGTAATACATGGTAAGGTTAGCAGTAGCCAAATTTTGCGGAGACGGCGAGATTCGAACTCGCGATACGGTTGCCCGTATACACACTTTCCAGGCGTGCTCCTTCAACCACTCGGACACGTCTCCATTATTTTTATTCCCTTTTCAGCGTTCCTACGCTTTCCAGCCGTGTTTCTTCTCCAAGGGAGTCCTTCGGACAACCACTCCACACGTCTCCGTAAAAGGGGTGCAAAAATAAGCTTCTTACACTATAAATTAAATAATTTTTTTGCA belongs to Niabella yanshanensis and includes:
- a CDS encoding GIY-YIG nuclease family protein, coding for MYYAYILKGKDNRYYYGSCQDLEKRLATHNQGKVKSTKYRRPLVVHYFEKFATRSEAFRREMFFKSIDGYLWLRSQEII